A part of Rhodothermales bacterium genomic DNA contains:
- a CDS encoding sodium/glucose cotransporter gives SLASMMNSTSTIFTMDLYRNYFKKGSSEGELVKVGRIVALVAMVIAALLAPQLASLDQVFQYIQEYTGMVSPGVLAIFIMGLFWKKSTPNAALVSAILSIPISWLMKVALPGLPFIDRMGVAFLISVALIVVISLIEGKGKDHDRGIVLSRDMLVSDPLFAGLAFGIVGITAALYTIFW, from the coding sequence TCGCTCGCTTCGATGATGAACAGCACGTCGACCATCTTCACGATGGACCTGTACCGGAATTACTTCAAGAAGGGCAGCTCCGAGGGCGAACTCGTAAAGGTCGGGCGCATCGTCGCCCTCGTCGCCATGGTCATCGCCGCGTTGCTGGCACCACAGCTCGCCTCACTCGATCAGGTGTTCCAGTACATCCAGGAGTACACCGGAATGGTGAGCCCGGGCGTGCTGGCCATCTTCATCATGGGACTCTTCTGGAAGAAGTCGACGCCAAACGCCGCACTCGTCTCGGCCATCCTGAGCATTCCGATCTCGTGGCTCATGAAAGTCGCGCTTCCGGGCCTGCCATTCATCGACCGCATGGGAGTCGCTTTTCTGATTTCCGTGGCGCTCATTGTCGTCATCTCGTTGATCGAGGGCAAGGGCAAGGATCACGACCGCGGGATCGTACTCAGCCGCGACATGCTCGTGAGCGATCCGCTGTTCGCCGGACTCGCGTTCGG